A stretch of the Archangium violaceum genome encodes the following:
- a CDS encoding transposase yields MVDGQGLPLAQSLTAADVNDCKEALPLLDGIRPVRSPRGRPRKRPARLHADKAYDHRFIRRGLRLRHIQPRIARRGIDSCQRFGRHRWKAERMAAPHAPTHHPL; encoded by the coding sequence CGGCCAGGGGCTGCCCCTGGCGCAGTCGCTGACGGCCGCCGACGTTAACGACTGCAAGGAAGCGCTGCCGCTGCTCGACGGCATCCGCCCGGTGAGGAGTCCGCGGGGCCGCCCTCGCAAGCGCCCCGCCAGGCTTCACGCCGACAAGGCGTATGACCATCGCTTCATCCGTCGAGGGCTGCGCCTGCGTCACATCCAGCCGCGCATCGCCCGCCGAGGTATTGACTCCTGCCAGCGCTTCGGACGTCACCGCTGGAAGGCGGAGCGCATGGCTGCGCCGCATGCGCCGACTCACCATCCGCTATGA
- a CDS encoding PAAR-like domain-containing protein — protein sequence MSPPPPPAGPVPVPYPNTSFSRDMKQGTKRVTINGKPVMLRDQSFYATSPLGNEAATRNFGGSLVTHTITGKTYFTSWSMDVLMEGKMSPAISTSPPRITQATRALPLRTQIFHPVNCWPTSASSSSSAPAVESRAAQQPSAKAMSLCRSRTSTE from the coding sequence ATGAGTCCTCCTCCCCCGCCAGCCGGGCCGGTGCCGGTGCCTTACCCGAATACTTCGTTCTCCCGGGACATGAAGCAGGGCACGAAGCGCGTAACGATTAATGGGAAGCCCGTCATGCTACGCGACCAATCGTTCTATGCCACCTCTCCTCTCGGGAACGAGGCGGCTACACGCAACTTTGGTGGCAGCCTAGTGACGCACACCATCACCGGAAAGACATACTTCACCTCCTGGTCCATGGATGTGCTCATGGAAGGAAAAATGTCACCCGCCATATCGACCTCACCACCTCGAATCACGCAAGCTACCCGGGCTCTACCCCTCCGTACCCAAATCTTTCATCCAGTCAACTGCTGGCCCACCAGCGCATCAAGCTCAAGCAGTGCCCCTGCTGTGGAGAGCCGGGCTGCCCAGCAGCCTTCCGCGAAGGCGATGAGCCTCTGTCGCTCGAGGACTTCTACGGAGTGA